From Candidatus Cloacimonadota bacterium, a single genomic window includes:
- a CDS encoding GNAT family N-acetyltransferase, with translation MMTIDTIRNWESLEDKIGKDALIEFLHKHLDRFRDTKSAISKAIDYALSDDAGRGGYIISAHEDGILVGAVVMNNTGMQEFIPEYYLIYIAVDASQRGKGIGGKLLQKAFDTADGDIALHVEYDNPAKRLYERMGFTTKYAEMRWQRSK, from the coding sequence ATGATGACAATTGACACAATTCGGAACTGGGAAAGCCTTGAAGATAAGATTGGCAAAGATGCCTTGATAGAATTCTTACATAAGCATTTGGATAGATTCAGAGATACAAAATCTGCTATCTCAAAGGCTATTGACTATGCCTTAAGCGATGACGCCGGACGAGGAGGATACATTATTTCTGCTCATGAGGATGGCATACTAGTGGGGGCAGTGGTGATGAACAACACCGGCATGCAAGAATTCATTCCGGAGTATTACCTCATCTACATCGCGGTAGATGCTTCCCAACGAGGCAAGGGAATAGGAGGAAAACTACTCCAAAAAGCATTCGATACTGCCGATGGAGACATTGCCCTACATGTGGAATACGATAATCCCGCGAAAAGATTGTATGAGCGCATGGGATTTACTACAAAGTATGC